From Amphiprion ocellaris isolate individual 3 ecotype Okinawa chromosome 2, ASM2253959v1, whole genome shotgun sequence, a single genomic window includes:
- the igfbp1a gene encoding insulin-like growth factor-binding protein 1a, giving the protein MTMLAMGGFYLKHVVVAALCSVLVTLTLGSPVVGPEPIRCAPCTPEKLSQCPAVAPGCAEVLREPGCGCCLACALKAGELCGIYTAPCGSGLRCTPRPGDPRPLHSLTRGQALCTESTEPEPTPEPQIQDQGEPEAEMENAAIISDPGSSHYLPGLSKPFDPRAAADAQESMKAKLIAIRKKLVEQGPCHLELQTALEKIAKSQQKLGDKLTRFYLPNCDKHGLYKPKQCESSLDGQRGRCWCVNSWNGKKILGSTDLPADAECP; this is encoded by the exons ATGACCATGTTGGCCATGGGTGGATTTTATTTGAAGCACGTCGTGGTCGCAGCGCTGTGCTCCGTGCTGGTCACACTGACGCTGGGGTCCCCGGTGGTGGGGCCAGAGCCGATCCGATGCGCCCCGTGTACTCCGGAGAAACTGAGCCAGTGTCCAGCGGTGGCGCCCGGATGCGCCGAGGTGCTGCGGGAGCCCGGCTGTGGATGCTGTCTCGCCTGCGCCCTGAAGGCGGGAGAGCTGTGCGGGATCTACACGGCGCCATGCGGCTCCGGACTGAGGTGCACCCCGAGACCCGGCGACCCCCGGCCGCTACACTCCCTCACCCGCGGACAAGCCTTGTGCACGGAGAGCACTGAGCCAGAGCCCACCCCTGAGCCCCAGATACAAG ATCAGGGAGAGCCAGAGGCGGAGATGGAGAACGCAGCCATCATCTCGGACCCCGGCTCCAGCCACTACCTCCCCGGTCTCAGTAAGCCCTTCGACCCGAGGGCGGCTGCCGACGCTCAGGAAAGCATGAAAGCCAAACTCATCGCCATCCGCAAGAAGCTGGTGGAGCAG GGGCCCTGCCACCTGGAGCTGCAGACAGCCTTGGAGAAGATTGCCAAATCTCAGCAGAAATTAGGAGACAAATTAACCAGATTCTACCTCCCCAACTGTGACAAACATGGCCTTTACAAACCCAAACAG TGTGAATCCTCTCTGGATGGACAGAGGGGTCGATGCTGGTGTGTGAATTCCTGGAACGGCAAGAAGATTTTAGGTTCCACCGACCTGCCTGCAGACGCCGAGTGCCCTTAA